In Saccharolobus solfataricus, a genomic segment contains:
- a CDS encoding IS1 family transposase, which yields MDLVTLAQLILMILRNLNLKPRKYELKDIALALAAYSLGVQITKTGIPPSTLYYYLRKVGIRRRGESRPTCPSCNSNRVVKNGSSRGKAKYKCKACGRTFYDVTSHRMDREQRERILKEYLNRMSMRAISRVEGKPLTTVYSLVRRVGIRAFTNLTILKGELKNFTAKSTVFDEFWTYFRVRHGVIREDLWIWTALADGVPFYEFGDRSYGTFRYLLGWLPRSEVNYTDYYCVYQVLDNRVASKKYTYLVESHNSWCRSHLARLARDTKAVTRSGRMAEYSLALLNVMYPHVFSKERTPLNETYLKGVQYIRENLI from the coding sequence ATGGACCTCGTAACCCTCGCACAATTAATACTTATGATTCTAAGAAATTTAAATCTTAAGCCGAGAAAGTACGAGCTAAAGGATATTGCATTAGCATTAGCAGCCTACTCCTTGGGAGTTCAAATCACGAAAACGGGAATCCCACCATCAACCCTATACTACTACTTGAGGAAAGTAGGGATAAGGAGGAGAGGAGAAAGCAGACCAACATGTCCATCATGTAACTCTAACAGAGTAGTGAAGAACGGTTCATCTAGAGGGAAAGCAAAATACAAGTGTAAAGCGTGTGGAAGGACGTTTTACGACGTCACAAGTCATAGAATGGATAGGGAACAGAGGGAGAGAATCTTAAAGGAGTACTTGAACAGGATGAGCATGAGGGCAATATCAAGAGTTGAAGGTAAACCATTGACTACTGTTTACAGCCTAGTGAGGAGGGTTGGGATAAGGGCCTTTACGAATCTAACGATCTTGAAGGGTGAGCTCAAGAATTTCACAGCTAAGTCTACAGTGTTTGACGAGTTCTGGACTTATTTCCGTGTTAGGCATGGGGTGATAAGGGAGGATTTGTGGATTTGGACTGCTCTTGCTGATGGTGTGCCTTTCTATGAGTTTGGGGATAGGAGTTACGGGACTTTTCGTTATCTCTTGGGTTGGTTACCTAGGAGTGAGGTAAACTATACTGACTACTATTGTGTTTATCAAGTTCTCGATAATCGTGTAGCGAGTAAGAAGTATACTTATCTTGTGGAGAGTCATAATTCTTGGTGTAGGTCTCATTTGGCGAGGCTGGCTAGGGATACTAAAGCTGTTACTAGGAGTGGGAGGATGGCGGAGTACAGTTTGGCCTTGTTGAATGTAATGTACCCTCACGTATTTTCAAAGGAGAGAACTCCCTTAAATGAGACATACTTGAAGGGAGTACAGTATATTAGAGAAAACTTGATATAG
- a CDS encoding SWIM zinc finger family protein, producing MKRGWLFDFGKNIREEIDDGRASRGREYVRNGAVRKIEINPGKIAAQVSGTKLYDVNIYGNTLSEEDKRKVINIINKKGYLSSLLSYKFPTSIIDDLDEEGIELIPRNLSYECTCPDYQRPCKHIYAVYLTAYDIISNNPLLLFKFLGINKEELIYEKGQKIMQEISVKDFQRKYEFPSIKFVNAKPWNKFGNDKEVVKHMYMLIMKTAERKIDELK from the coding sequence ATGAAAAGAGGGTGGTTGTTTGACTTCGGAAAGAATATAAGAGAAGAAATTGATGATGGTAGAGCCAGTAGGGGAAGAGAATATGTAAGAAATGGTGCGGTGAGAAAGATAGAGATAAACCCTGGAAAAATAGCAGCCCAAGTTTCAGGCACAAAGTTATACGATGTTAATATATATGGTAATACTCTTTCTGAAGAAGATAAAAGAAAAGTGATAAATATAATTAATAAAAAAGGTTATTTATCGTCTCTGCTTTCCTATAAGTTTCCTACATCCATAATTGACGATTTAGATGAAGAAGGTATCGAGTTAATTCCAAGAAATTTATCTTATGAATGCACTTGTCCAGATTACCAAAGACCTTGTAAGCACATATACGCCGTATATCTTACTGCATATGATATAATTAGTAATAACCCGCTTCTTTTATTTAAGTTTCTTGGTATAAATAAAGAGGAATTAATTTATGAGAAAGGACAGAAAATAATGCAGGAAATTTCAGTAAAAGACTTCCAGAGGAAATATGAATTTCCAAGTATAAAATTCGTGAACGCTAAGCCATGGAATAAGTTTGGCAATGATAAGGAAGTTGTAAAACACATGTATATGCTGATCATGAAAACTGCTGAGAGAAAAATAGACGAACTTAAGTAA
- a CDS encoding helicase-related protein, which yields MRTLPDDIISKFQNNPSVKFIVLSVKAGGFGINLTSANRVIHFDRWWNPAVEDQATDRVYRIGQTRNVIVHKLISVGTLEEKIDQLLAFKRSLFKDIISSGDSWITELSTEELRKVIELSVGGY from the coding sequence ATGAGAACACTCCCAGATGATATAATTTCAAAGTTTCAGAACAACCCATCAGTGAAATTTATAGTTCTCTCCGTTAAGGCAGGAGGTTTCGGAATAAATCTAACTTCTGCCAATAGAGTTATTCATTTTGATCGATGGTGGAATCCAGCAGTCGAGGATCAAGCTACAGATAGGGTTTACAGAATAGGGCAAACTAGGAACGTCATTGTCCATAAACTGATAAGCGTAGGTACTTTAGAGGAGAAAATAGATCAACTATTAGCATTTAAAAGATCGTTATTTAAGGATATAATATCTTCTGGAGACTCGTGGATTACTGAACTAAGTACAGAGGAATTAAGGAAGGTGATAGAACTCTCTGTAGGTGGATATTAA